The Theropithecus gelada isolate Dixy chromosome 11, Tgel_1.0, whole genome shotgun sequence genome includes a region encoding these proteins:
- the RFLNA gene encoding refilin-A isoform X2 yields the protein MRPRMLPVFFGESIKVNPEPTHEICCNSEVKYASEKHFQDKVFYVPVPTVTAYSETIVAAPNCTWRNYRSQLTLEPRPRALRFRSTTIIFPKHARSTFRTTLHCSLGRPSCWFTASVQLQLCQDPAPSLLGPATL from the exons ATGAGGCCCCGCATGCTGCCGGTGTTCTTTGGGGAGAGCATCAAGGTGAACCCGGAACCCACGCATGAGATCTG CTGCAACTCCGAGGTCAAGTACGCCTCAGAGAAGCATTTCCAGGACAAGGTCTTCTATGTGCCCGTGCCCACCGTCACAGCCTACAGCGAGACCATCGTGGCGGCACCCAACTGCACGTGGCGCAACTACCGCAGCCAGCTGACCCTGGAGCCACGCCCGCGCGCCCTGCGTTTCCGCAGCACCACCATCATCTTCCCCAAGCATGCCAGGAGCACTTTCCGGACCAccttgcactgcagcctgggccggCCCAGCTGCTGGTTCACCGCCAGCgtgcagctgcagctgtgccaggaccctgcccccagcctcctgGGCCCTGCCACGCTCTGA